The Caulobacter sp. 73W region CTTCCAGACCTTGGCCTGGAGCGCTTGGCCGCAACTGGCGGAGCAAGTGATGGCGCGGCTGCTTCCCGCGCTCTCGAAGGATAAGTCGGCCAAGCGCTTGCCGAACGACGACAACCTTCACCACGCAGGTCAGGACCTGCGCGAGCGCAGCTATTATCCTGATGTCCGCGAGACAAGCCTGTTCTCGACCGCCCAGATGCGCCCCCTGGCCACGGCGGGCATTGCGGCCCTCGCCCTGGCGGGCGTCGGCGCGGCCTATCATCTGGGTCGGCAGCGCAAGCGCACGCGCGCCTTGGAGCCCGCGTGACGCTGTAATCGCGCGCCTTCAGGGAAGCAGAGACTTCTCGCGCCCCAGATTAAATGTCGGGAACCCGACAAATCAAAGAATAGCCGTGACTAGGCGGACCCTGTGCTTTCCGAGCACAGGGTTTCCGCATTCCGAACGCTTTCCGGCATTTGTGTCGGCTACCTGACGGCGCCGCATTTCGCGGACCTATAGCTTGCAACCCTCGCTTAGGGGGTCGCGTTGTGATTCCCAGGCAAAGCTAAGGAACCCGCCGTCCGGTGAAGAACAGATTTCTCGCAGCCCTACCCCCGGACGATTACAGCTTGGTATCCGCTCATCTCACCCAAGTGGAGTTTGAGAAAGGACGCCTGCTCTATGATCCGGGCGATCCCGTAGAGACCGTTTATTTTCCACACGACTGCGTCATTTCCTTGATGACGCTTATGGAGAATGGAGCGGCGATCGAATCCTCGACTATCGGCCGCGAAGGCGGCTTGGGTCTGGGCACGGCTTTCACGCCTCGCATTTCGCTGTCCCGCGCCATCGTCCAGGTACCAGGCTCGGCCTCGCGCATCGGGGTCAGCCAGTTCCAGGACGTGGTCAAACGCAGCGCCACGCTACAGACCCTGATCCACAAGCACTCGGACGCCCTGTTCGGCCACGCCATCCAGTCGGTGGCCTGCAACGCCCTGCATTCGGTCGAGGCGCGCTTCTGCCGCTGGCTGCTGACCTGCCACGACCGCATTGACGTCGACACCGTCAGCCTGACCCAGGAATTCCTGGCCGACATGCTGGGGGTGCAACGCACGACGGTGACCGCCGTGGCCGGCGCCCTGCAGGCCAAGGGTCTGATCCGCTATCGCCGTGGCATCGTCGACATCCTCGACCGCGCCGGCCTAGAGGCCATGACCTGTGAATGCTACGGCGCTTCGCGTCGCCTGTACGAGAAGCTGCTGCCGATCTCGTTCGAGTAATCTCTCCTCCTCTGTAGCGAAGCGTACGGGGGGAGGTGGATCGGCGCGCAGCGACGCGACGGAGGGCGCGCTCTTCTGAACCTCAGCTAGCGCCCCCTCCACCATGCTTCGCATGGTCCCCCTCCCCCGCAAGCGGGGCAGGAGAAGAGCTAGGCGTAGAAGACGCTGGCGCCGCGATCCGCCGGGCCGGCGCCTTGGCGCATCCAGCCGAACAGCTCGCGGCCGAAGCCATGCTGGTCCGCCGGCTTCACGGCCGCCGGGCGGGCGCGCAGTTCGGCCGCGTCCACCAGGATGTCCAGCACGCCGTTGTCGGCGTCCAGGCGCACCAGATCGCCGTCCCGCACATAGGCCAGCGGGCCGCCGTTGGCGGCTTCCGGCGTCACGTGGATGGCGGCGGGCGTCTTGCCCGAGGCGCCGGACATGCGGCCGTCGGTGACCAGCGCCACCTTGAACCCACGGTCCAGCAGAACGCCCAGCGCCGGCGACAGGCTGTGCAGTTCCGGCATGCCGTTGGCGGCCGGCCCCTGGAAGCGGACCACGGCGATGAAGTCGCGGTCCAGCTCGCCGCGCTTGAAGGCGGCGAGGAAGTCTTCCTGAGTCTCGAACACGATCGCGGGCGCCGTCACCGTACGATGCTCCGGCTTCACGGCGCTGGTCTTGATGACCCCACGGCCCAAGCCGCCCTTCAGCAGGCGCAGGCCGCCCTCGTGCTGGAAGGGGTCGCTGACCGGACGCAGGATGTCGCGGTCCAGGCTCTCCGGGGCGCCGTCCTTCCAGACTAGGGTCTCGCCATTCAGATGCGGCTCCTGGGTCAAGCGCGACAGGCCGTGGCCGGCGACGGTCAGCACGTCCTCATGCGCCAAGCCGGCGATCAGGAGTTCGCGCGTGACAAAGGCCATGCCGCCGGCGGCGTGGAATTGGTTCACG contains the following coding sequences:
- a CDS encoding Crp/Fnr family transcriptional regulator; this translates as MTLMENGAAIESSTIGREGGLGLGTAFTPRISLSRAIVQVPGSASRIGVSQFQDVVKRSATLQTLIHKHSDALFGHAIQSVACNALHSVEARFCRWLLTCHDRIDVDTVSLTQEFLADMLGVQRTTVTAVAGALQAKGLIRYRRGIVDILDRAGLEAMTCECYGASRRLYEKLLPISFE